One genomic segment of Coffea arabica cultivar ET-39 chromosome 6e, Coffea Arabica ET-39 HiFi, whole genome shotgun sequence includes these proteins:
- the LOC140009956 gene encoding uncharacterized protein, which produces MVFSLVHAKCNEQERRSLWSLLLLDNLVDAPWFLVGDFNVIRLAVKLQEVKRQLQLWSRESFGDIFERVRKAGGEVLRLEDLFDRDPSEPNLLALQEAWTGLRNSLMIEEGFWRQKARVKWIWEGDKNSKYFHSLVAERRAKTVIHRIKGAVGDWIAEDNRIASEAVEYFKALFSAEPSSGSWDTLDVIPHMISHTQNEDLMRVLEMEEIREVVFGMDGESAAGLDDFTGKFFTFAWEVVAEDVCEAVVSFFCGQELPKSFMATWVVLIPKVSSPQEFSQFRPISLCNFLNKMISKILANRLAKVLPNIISPQQSGFVQGRQIFDNVLLAQELIAGIRKASREGNVVLKIDMAKAYDRVSWPFLIQVLRRFGFCEVWIEMIWRLISNVWFSVVVNGAPQGFFKSSRGIRQEDPLSPGLFVLRAEVLSRHLNSLSGRQGFIPFRVPMGCPIITHLAYANDIIIFSSGMKKSLQLVMQVLENYTSISGQKVNHQKSGFLSHASLSDLRKRIVAQVTGFRFQSFPVTYLGCPLYSGRRRKSYFSAICTSVASRVLSWKERLLSSGGKLVLVWSILASMPIHILAASNPPRGVFVMLEQIFADFLWGSSEVGPQFHWIKWSQLCKPYEEGGVGIRSLQHVFDAFSLKLWWNFRLRRSLWAEFMHLKYCPEVHPCFSNFLPGHSHTWKRMVHTQVVAEKHICWSLGSGSSSFWHDNWLGTGPLCRQVESFQEHSVADFVMEGRWDLQSLSRVLSPGWVQQGEVARQVWGCFEDLIGGFSGVFTVRHRVMSWWAKPTINSYLGFVLCTLPSLICWNLWKMRNRWIFKGKLDSVMHVCDRIFLELRECFCVQFREISLPCTSRIGFFETIARLRSNVIIREVCWVCLTQSLVKLNADGCSRGNPGRNGGGGLFRDCDGRFLLGFSCYFGEATSLQAEMKALFFGVRLGVSRGLGKLHLESNSLVLVRIIQGTVRCPWRLQRELLELQQYRRYFEAVSHCFLEANKLADRLSNVGVEARCTTIYEAYNALPRLVRGDITLDASAFHIDKEPSVVPVWFQLPKLPLHYFHKEAIFQIVSVLGVPLFVDAATLTTPRPCLVRVCVEIDLLQSRASRVWVGNGKYEGFWQSFIPENTPKYCFHCYWQGDDIEGYHVLKLELRLSRAEKPHQRVKDASQVLEIAGMQGAESWQPLSGAREGMPSTIAEQGATAEADGVGGKQPAGGLRERETLVHGECKLGA; this is translated from the exons ATGGTTTTTTCGTTGGTGCACGCAAAGTGTAATGAGCAGGAAAGGAGATCGCTTTGGTCTTTGCTCCTGCTTGATAATCTGGTTGATGCACCGTGGTTTCTGGTTGGGGACTTCAATGTCATA AGACTGGCTGTCAAGTTACAGGAGGTAAAACGGCAGTTACAATTGTGGTCTAGAGAATCGTTTGGGGATATTTTTGAGAGGGTAAGGAAGGCGGGAGGAGAGGTGCTAAGGCTGGAGGATCTTTTTGATAGGGATCCCTCGGAGCCAAATCTTCTTGCACTTCAAGAGGCGTGGACGGGATTGAGGAATTCGCTAATGATAGAGGAaggattttggaggcaaaagGCAAGGGTTAAATGGATTTGGGAGGGGGATAAGAATTCAAAATATTTCCACTCTTTAGTTGCGGAGCGTAGGGCGAAGACGGTTATTCATCGGATCAAAGGTGCAGTTGGGGATTGGATAGCAGAGGATAATCGGATTGCATCTGAGGCAGTTGAGTATTTTAAAGCTTTATTTTCGGCTGAGCCTTCTTCAGGGTCATGGGATACATTGGACGTGATTCCCCACATGATCTCTCACACACAGAATGAGGACCTAATGAGAGTTCTAGAGATGGAGGAGATAAGAGAGGTGGTGTTTGGGATGGATGGGGAGAGTGCAGCGGGCCTAGATGATTTCACTGGGAAATTTTTTACCTTTGCATGGGAGGTGGTGGCGGAGGATGTATGTGAGGCAGTGGTTAGTTTTTTCTGTGGGCAGGAGTTGCCCAAGAGTTTCATGGCAACATGGGTGGTACTTATTCCCAAGGTCAGCTCTCCTCAAGAGTTTAGTCAATTCAGACCAATCAGCCTGTGCAATTTTCTTAATAAAATGATCTCCAAAATTTTAGCGAATCGCTTGGCCAAGGTGTTACCGAACATTATATCACCTCAGCAAAGTGGCTTTGTGCAGGGGAGACAGATTTTTGATAATGTGTTGTTGGCCCAGGAGCTCATAGCAGGTATTCGGAAAGCTAGCAGAGAGGGTAATGTGGTGTTGAAAATTGACATGGCCAAAGCCTATGACAGGGTTTCATGGCCATTCTTGATTCAGGTGCTGAGGCGGTTTGGCTTTTGTgaagtttggattgaaatgatttGGAGGCTGATTTCGAATGTGTGGTTCTCAGTTGTTGTTAATGGGGCACCCCAAGGTTTTTTCAAGTCTAGTCGTGGGATTCGTCAAGAGGATCCACTTTCCCCAGGCCTTTTTGTTTTGCGTGCTGAGGTTCTTTCCCGTCATCTTAATTCCTTGAGTGGGCGGCAGGGGTTCATCCCTTTCAGGGTCCCGATGGGGTGCCCGATTATCACGCACTTGGCTTATGCAAACGATATCATTATCTTTTCGAGCGGCATGAAGAAATCGCTTCAGTTGGTGATGCAGGTATTGGAGAACTATACATCGATTTCGGGACAAAAGGTGAACCATCAGAAGAGTGGTTTTCTATCCCATGCTAGCCTGTCGGATTTGCGGAAGCGTATTGTAGCACAAGTCACGGGGTTTCGCTTCCAGTCCTTCCCGGTGACGTATTTAGGTTGCCCGCTATATTCGGGAAGACGGAGGAAGAGTTATTTTTCGGCGATTTGTACatcagtggcaagtagggtttTGTCGTGGAAGGAGAGACTCTTGTCATCGGGTGGGAAGTTGGTGCTGGTATGGAGCATCCTGGCATCCATGCCGATCCATATCCTTGCTGCTTCCAACCCTCCTAGAGGGGTATTTGTCATGTTGGAGCAAATTTTTGCTGATTTCTTGTGGGGTTCTTCTGAGGTTGGTCCGCAGTTTCACTGGATTAAGTGGAGTCAGCTATGTAAGCCTTATGAGGAGGGAGGTGTGGGCATTCGGTCTCTGCAACATGTGTTTGATGCCTTTTCTTTGAAATTATGGTGGAATTTTAGGCTGCGACGATCTTTATGGGCTGAGTTCATGCACTTGAAGTATTGCCCGGAGGTGCATCCTTGCTTTTCGAATTTCTTGCCAGGGCACTCACACACTTGGAAGCGGATGGTACACACCCAAGTGGTAGCGGAGAAGCACATATGTTGGTCACTGGGCAGTGGGTCTTCAAGCTTTTGGCATGATAATTGGTTGGGGACGGGGCCTCTGTGTAGGCAGGTGGAATCTTTTCAGGAGCATTCGGTTGCAGACTTTGTCATGGAAGGCAGGTGGGATTTGCAAAGTCTAAGCAGGGTATTATCGCCGGGATGGGTGCAACAG GGGGAGGTGGCAAGGCAGGTTTGGGGTTGCTTTGAGGATCTCATTGGCGGGTTTAGTGGGGTTTTCACGGTGAGACATAGGGTGATGAGTTGGTGGGCTAAACCTACTATTAATTCATACCTTGGTTTTGTTCTCTGCACGTTGCCGTCCTTAATTTGCTGGAATTTATGGAAGATGCGAAATAGATGGATTTTCAAGGGTAAACTAGATTCGGTGATGCATGTTTGTGATCGGATTTTCTTGGAGTTGAGAGAATGCTTTTGTGTTCAGTTTCGGGAGATATCACTGCCTTGTACTTCACGAATTGGTTTTTTTGAAACGATAGCTAGGTTGCGAAGCAATGTTATCATAAGGGAGGTCTGTTGGGTATGCCTGACTCAATCGTTGGTGAAACTGAATGCTGACGGGTGCTCAAGAGGTAATCCGGGGAGGAATGGAGGTGGGGGATTGTTCAGGGATTGTGATGGGAGGTTCCTGCTTGGGTTTTCGTGTTATTTTGGGGAGGCTACAAGCCTTCAAGCGGAGATGAAAGcccttttttttggggttcGATTAGGGGTATCCCGTGGCTTAGGTAAGTTGCATCTGGAGTCTAATTCACTGGTTTTGGTCCGTATTATTCAGGGGACGGTTAGGTGTCCGTGGAGGTTGCAGAGGGAGTTACTCGAGCTGCAGCAATATAGACGGTATTTTGAAGCCGTGTCGCATTGTTTTCTGGAGGCAAACAAGCTGGCGGACAGGTTGTCTAATGTTGGGGTGGAGGCTAGGTGTACCACAATTTATGAGGCCTATAATGCGTTACCTAGGTTGGTGAGGGGAGATATTACCTTAGATGCGTCTG CCTTTCACATAGACAAAGAACCCTCTGTTGTTCCGGTTTGGTTCCAACTACCCAAGTTGCCGCTACACTACTTCCACAAAGAAGCAATCTTCCAGATTGTTTCGGTCCTAGGTGTTCCTCTTTTCGTTGATGCTGCAACACTGACTACCCCCAGACCATGTCTTGTAAGAGTTTGTGTTGAAATAGACTTGCTCCAGTCCAGGGCATCTCGGGTGTGGGTTGGTAATGGAAAGTATGAAGGCTTCTGGCAGAGCTTTATACCTGAGAACACTCCCAAATATTGTTTCCACTGTTATTGGCAGGGGGATGACATTGAGGGTTATCATGTTCTGAAACTAGAGCTTCGCCTTTCGAGGGCGGAGAAGCCCCATCAGCGGGTTAAAGATGCGAGCCAGGTTTTGGAGATAGCAGGGATGCAGGGTGCGGAGAGTTGGCAGCCTCTGAGTGGGGCTCGAGAGGGGATGCCTTCAACAATTGCTGAGCAGGGGGCGACAGCAGAGGCGGACGGTGTTGGTGGGAAACAACCTGCTGGCGGGCTAAGAGAGAGGGAAACACTTGTGCATGGGGAGTGCAAGCTGGGAGCATAG